Proteins encoded within one genomic window of Hevea brasiliensis isolate MT/VB/25A 57/8 chromosome 8, ASM3005281v1, whole genome shotgun sequence:
- the LOC110670626 gene encoding putative disease resistance RPP13-like protein 1: protein MADMIVSAAIDCVINKLTSSDILESAGGAQVQVELEKMEKTLSKVKAVLADAEDKQISNRLVKIWLRELRDLAYDAEDILDEFSFEVLRRKQQVEQRRGEGSSSKVWSVMLRFLDHLNPHRVLFNMKMKSEIETINAKFQELIEKKNSLELRENGADDRGRKSFKRLPTSSLVDERVVCGRAQEKEKIIQLLLSGQGCDDRVCVIPVVGMGGVGKTTLSQIVYNDSRVVDWFDLKVWCCVSEDFDVVRVTKTILDAITMKDFNIKDLNLLQVALREQLRGKRYLIVLDDVWSEKYEDWIVLRQPFLVGSPGSKIIVTTRNHGVAAIMGTVEGHFLKELSVDNCLSLFAMHALGRRNFDGHLNLKEIGEKIVRKCGGLPLAVKTLGSLLHMNTDQDEWESVLNSKIWHLPEDKSGILPALRLSYYYLPSYLKPLFAFCSIFPKNYEFYQDELVLLWMAEGFLPELEGKKQMEDLDSYFNELLSRSLFQRSSIEKSQFVMHDLINDLAQTVAGEICVNLNDKFEANKLHQIVENARHFSFIRRPYEVWNRLEVLGKMNHLRTFVALPIHTLPWACCYLSKKVLHDVLPKLRCLRVLSLSGYQISELPDSISSLKHLRYLNMSCTKIKWLPESLSTLLYLETLLLYGCTELTKLPQGIGNLINLCHLDITDTHNLHEMPLEIGNLTNLQTLSKFIVGEGCGYRISELKDLKHLQGKLSIMGLDNVADGRHAFDANIRKKHNLVELGLEWSRNFHDLRNKECEMQVLNLLKPCTSLRELSISFYGGAKFPLWIGDPSFAKLSQLKLSCCRHCTSLPSFGKLPLLRNLCIEGMDAVKTVDFDFYGEGSRLAVPFPSLETLKFEDMLVWELWLSSNGDNEEPDNIFPRLSELALLNCPKLTRKLPKRLCSLAKLTICNCPILENSLISLPSLHELKLEECSQVVLKHMVDNTSLTTLTVRSVADISCLQDIFVQSLVALKVLVISNCTRLTFLWNQITGLEQVFGLERIIIKDCPQLVSLTENANDMLYSCARMELSVCNKEEQLPYGMHGLQSLKVLYVESCPKLASFPEAGVLSSLRCLVIKNCEALMSLPDGMMRFSCGTNMCLLEELEIEECPSLECFPEGELPMTLKVLKIRCCTKLQSLPEGLVSRNNMSHLEHLEIISCPSLTSSPSGKLPFQLKTLKISDCSQLEPLPKRMLHDNTSIEYNTIWSCTILKSLPECLNSLSCLTELYINNCSGLRSFPEVGLSLPNLRTLNIYDCFNLKTLPGEMRNLMSLQELAVCNCPGLVSFPQGDLLPNLMSLEIWDCGNIELSMSEWNFQSLTHLRDLSIAGGCFKNTVSFPNEKCLLPPSLMSIYIGGLPNLESLSMQLQSLTSIEELEIVDCPKLQSLPSEGLPPTLGRFSIRDCPLLKQQCFPKKGMCWPLIVHIPCMEMDGEDI, encoded by the coding sequence ATGGCAGATATGATCGTTTCCGCTGCAATCGATTGCGTGATCAACAAATTGACCTCTTCGGACATCCTAGAGTCCGCCGGTGGAGCCCAGGTCCAAGTGGAACTCGAGAAAATGGAGAAAACGCTTTCCAAAGTAAAGGCGGTGCTGGCAGATGCTGAAGATAAGCAGATTAGTAACCGTCTCGTTAAGATTTGGCTGAGAGAGCTTCGAGACTTGGCTTACGATGCGGAAGACATCCTCGACGAGTTTTCTTTCGAGGTTTTGCGACGGAAACAACAAGTTGAGCAGCGACGAGGAGAAGGGAGCTCGAGTAAGGTGTGGAGTGTTATGCTTAGATTTTTGGATCATTTGAATCCTCATCGTGTCCTTTTTAATATGAAAATGAAGTCTGAGATTGAGACTATTAACGCTAAATTTCAAGAACTTATTGAGAAAAAGAATAGTTTAGAGCTGAGAGAGAATGGTGCCGATGATAGGGGTCGTAAATCGTTCAAAAGATTGCCCACTAGTTCTTTGGTAGATGAACGTGTAGTGTGTGGTAGGGCACAGGAGAAAGAGAAGATTATTCAGTTGCTGCTGAGCGGACAAGGTTGTGATGATAGGGTTTGTGTGATTCCTGTAGTTGGCATGGGCGGAGTGGGCAAAACCACTCTTTCGCAGATTGTCTACAATGACAGCAGAGTCGTGGATTGGTTTGATTTAAAAGTTTGGTGTTGTGTTTCTgaggactttgatgttgtcagGGTGACAAAAACGATTCTTGACGCCATAACTATGAAGGATTTCAATATAAAGGATTTAAATTTGCTTCAAGTGGCATTGAGGGAACAATTGAGGGGGAAGAGGTATTTGATTGTTTTAGACGATGTTTGGAGTGAGAAGTATGAGGATTGGATTGTGCTTCGTCAGCCTTTCCTAGTGGGATCTCCAGGCAGTAAAATTATTGTCACTACACGTAATCATGGTGTTGCAGCAATTATGGGTACCGTTGAAGGTCACTTTTTGAAGGAGCTATCAGTTGACAATTGTCTGTCTTTGTTTGCAATGCATGCATTAGGAAGAAGAAACTTTGATGGTCACTTGAATCTAAAGGAGATTGGTGAGAAGATAGTTCGGAAATGTGGAGGACTGCCTTTGGCTGTAAAAACACTTGGGAGTTTGTTGCACATGAATACTGATCAGGATGAATGGGAAAGTGTATTGAATAGCAAGATTTGGCATTTGCCAGAAGACAAGAGTGGCATTCTTCCAGCCTTGAGATTGAGTTACTATTATCTTCCTTCTTATTTGAAGCCATTATTTGCCTTTTGCTCAATATTTCCAAAGAACTACGAGTTCTATCAGGATGAATTGGTATTGTTATGGATGGCTGAGGGTTTTCTGCCAGAACTAGAAGGAAAGAAGCAGATGGAAGACCTAGACTCTTATTTTAATGAACTATTATCAAGGTCACTTTTTCAAAGATCAAGCATTGAGAAATCGCAGTTTGTGATGCATGATCTTATCAATGATCTGGCTCAAACAGTTGCTGGAGAAATATGCGTGAATTTAAATGATAAGTTCGAAGCTAACAAGCTCCATCAAATTGTTGAAAATGCTCGCCACTTTTCGTTCATTCGTCGTCCATATGAAGTGTGGAACAGACTTGAGGTCTTAGGTAAAATGAACCATTTAAGAACTTTCGTTGCCTTACCAATTCATACATTGCCTTGGGCATGTTGCTACTTAAGCAAGAAAGTCTTACATGACGTGCTGCCAAAATTAAGATGCTTAAGAGTTCTATCATTGAGTGGTTATCAAATTAGCGAGCTGCCAGATTCAATCTCTAGTTTGAAGCATTTACGGTATCTCAATATGTCTTGCACCAAAATTAAATGGTTACCCGAATCTTTAAGCACTCTCTTGTACTTAGAAACACTGTTATTATATGGCTGCACAGAGCTTACTAAGTTGCCGCAAGGTATTGGGAATTTGATTAACCTTTGTCATCTAGATATTACCGATACTCACAATTTGCATGAGATGCCATTGGAGATAGGTAATTTGACTAATCTTCAGACATTGTCTAAGTTTATCGTGGGAGAAGGTTGTGGCTACAGGATTAGTGAACTAAAAGATTTGAAGCATCTTCAGGGGAAACTTTCCATTATGGGATTGGATAATGTGGCAGATGGTCGACATGCATTTGATGCTAATATAAGAAAAAAGCACAATCTCGTTGAGTTAGGGTTGGAATGGAGCCGCAACTTTCATGATCTTCGGAACAAGGAATGTGAAATGCAAGTTCTTAATTTGCTAAAACCTTGCACAAGTCTTAGAGAGCTCAGCATTTCATTCTACGGAGGTGCAAAATTCCCATTGTGGATAGGGGATCCCTCATTTGCTAAATTATCGCAACTAAAACTCTCTTGTTGTAGACATTGCACTTCATTACCTTCTTTTGGTAAACTACCTTTACTTAGGAATCTGTGTATAGAAGGTATGGATGCAGTAAAGACTGTTGATTTTGACTTTTATGGAGAAGGTTCTCGTTTGGCTGTGCCTTTTCCATCTTTAGAGACACTGAAATTTGAAGATATGTTGGTATGGGAATTGTGGTTGTCTTCTAATGGAGACAATGAAGAACCCGACAATATATTTCCTCGTCTCTCAGAACTTGCATTATTGAATTGTCCCAAGTTAACTAGGAAATTACCTAAACGCCTTTGTTCACTTGCAAAGCTCACAATATGCAACTGCCCAATATTGGAAAATTCACTTATAAGCCTTCCATCCCTTCATGAGCTGAAGTTAGAAGAGTGCAGTCAGGTCGTACTAAAACACATGGTTGACAACACTTCCTTGACAACACTGACGGTCAGGAGCGTGGCAGATATTTCTTGTTTGCAGGACATTTTTGTGCAGTCACTGGTAGCACTTAAAGTTCTGGTGATTTCTAATTGCACAAGACTAACATTTCTGTGGAATCAGATAACTGGATTAGAACAAGTGTTCGGTCTTGAACGCATTATAATTAAGGACTGTCCTCAACTTGTGTCATTAACAGAGAATGCCAATGATATGTTGTATAGTTGTGCACGTATGGAATTATCAGTCTGCAATAAGGAGGAGCAACTGCCATATGGGATGCATGGCCTCCAGTCTCTCAAGGTTCTGTATGTTGAATCTTGCCCAAAACTTGCATCTTTTCCAGAAGCAGGAGTCTTGTCCTCGCTAAGATGTCTTGTGATCAAGAATTGTGAAGCTCTGATGTCCCTGCCTGATGGTATGATGAGGTTTAGTTGCGGAACTAATATGTGTCTTCTTGAAGAATTGGAGATTGAAGAGTGTCCTTCGCTTGAGTGCTTTCCAGAAGGCGAGTTACCCATGACGCTAAAGGTGTTGAAAATCCGATGCTGTACAAAACTCCAGTCTCTGCCTGAGGGATTAGTAAGCAGGAATAACATGTCTCATCTGGAACACTTGGAGATCATTAGTTGTCCATCTTTAACATCCTCCCCATCAGGAAAATTACCTTTTCAACTTAAAACACTTAAGATCTCAGACTGCTCACAACTGGAGCCACTTCCAAAAAGGATGCTGCACGACAATACATCAATTGAATACAATACTATTTGGAGCTGTACCATTCTGAAAAGCTTGCCTGAGTGCCTTAACAGCCTCTCCTGTCTCActgaattatatataaataattgctCTGGTCTAAGGTCGTTTCCTGAAGTGGGCCTGTCCCTCCCCAACCTCAGAACATTGAATATCTATGATTGCTTCAATCTGAAAACTCTTCCTGGTGAGATGAGAAACCTAATGTCTCTTCAAGAGCTAGCAGTATGCAACTGTCCAGGTCTTGTGTCCTTTCCGCAAGGGGATTTGCTTCCAAATCTAATGTCCCTTGAAATTTGGGATTGTGGAAATATTGAGCTGTCAATGTCAGAGTGGAACTTCCAAAGTCTAACCCATCTTAGAGATTTAAGCATTGCTGGTGGATGCTTTAAAAATACAGTTTCCTTTCCTAATGAGAAGTGTCTGCTTCCTCCATCTTTAATGTCTATTTATATTGGAGGGCTCCCAAATTTGGAATCCCTATCCATGCAGCTGCAAAGTCTCACATCTATAGAAGAGCTAGAGATTGTTGATTGTCCTAAGCTTCAGTCTTTACCAAGTGAAGGCTTGCCTCCCACACTTGGAAGATTCAGCATTAGGGACTGTCCACTTCTAAAACAACAGTGCTTCCCAAAGAAAGGCATGTGCTGGCCCCTGATAGTACACATCCCATGCATGGAGATGGATGGCGAAGACATATGA